DNA from Actinoplanes sp. SE50/110:
GGCAGGCGATCCGCTCGGTCCTGCTCGCCGCCCTCTCCACCGCCGTGGCCGGGACGCTGCTCGGCGTCGCGATCACCGGCTCGCCCGGCTGGCCCCGGGTCAAGCAGTCGTTCTTCGACCCCGAGGTGGCCCGCAAGTACCTGCCGGACATCCTGACCGGGCTCTGGCTCAACCTGAAGCTGCTCTCGGTGTGCGCGGTCCTCGCACTGCTGCTGGGGCTGCTGATCGCGATCCTGCGGACCACCCGCGGTGCGGTGTTCTTCCCGGTGCGCGCCCTGGCCACCGGATATACGTACGCGCTCCGCGGCCTGCCGCTGATCATCGTGCTGTACCTGTTCGCGTTCGGCATCCCCGGCCTGCGCCTGCGCGGCACGCCGGACGTGCTGGTGCTGGGCGCCGCAGCGATCATCGTCACCTACGGGGCGTACCTGGCCGAGGTGTTCCGGGCCGGCATCGAGTCGGTGCACCCCAGCCAGGTCGCCGCGGCCCGCTCGCTGGGGCTCGGCTATCGCCGGACGATGCGGCACGTGGTGCTCCCGCAGGCGGTCCGCCGGGTCACCCCGCCGCTGCTCAACGACATCGTCGCGCTGCAGAAGGACGTCGGGCTGATCTCGCTGGCCGGGCCGATCGACGCGATCCGGGCCGCCCAGATCGGCACCGCCGAGTCGGCCAACTTCACCCCGTACGTCGTGGCCGGGGTGCTCTTCGTCCTGCTCGCCCTGCCGCTGATCGCGGTCACCGACTGGGTGACGCTGCGCGCCGCCCGCCGCCAGAACGCGGGGTCCTGACGTGGTGCTCTCCTGCAGAAACGTGCGCAAGGTGTTCGACGGGCGGACCGTCCTCGACGACCTCAGCCTGGACGTCGGCGAGCACGAGGTGGTGGCCCTGATCGGCGCCTCCGGCTCGGGCAAGTCGACGCTGCTGCGCTGCGTCAACCTGCTCACCGAGATCGACGACGGCACGATCGGCCTGGACGGCGAGGAGATCACCGACCCGCGGATCGACCCGGACCTGGTGCGCCGCAGGATCGGGCTGGTGTTCCAGTCGTTCAACCTGTTCCCGCACATGACCGTGCTGCAGAACATCACCCTGGCCCCGACCCGGGTGCACGGCCGGCCGGCCGCCGAGGCCCGGGCCCAGGCACTGGAGTGGCTGGAGCGGGTCGGGCTGGCCGACAAGGCGGGCAGTTATCCGGACCGGCTCTCCGGCGGCCAGCAGCAGCGGGTGGCGATCGTCCGGGCCCTGGTCAACAGCCCGCGGCTGCTGCTGCTCGACGAGGTCACCTCGGCGCTCGACCCGGAACTGGTCGGCGAGGTGCTCACCATGATCCGTGACCTCAAGGGCGAGGGCATGACCATGGTCCTGGCCACCCATGAGATGGGTTTCGCCAAGCAGGTCGCCGATCGGGTGGCCTTCCTGGACGCCGGCCGGGTCCTCGAACAGGGGCCGCCGGAGCAGGTGCTCGGCGACCCCGTCGAGGCACGGACCAGGCAGTTCCTGGCCCGGATCATCGAAGCCGGTCGGCTCTAGCCGGTCAGAACTTCTCCACCTCGCGGATGGCGAGCGCGGCGTCCAGGACGGCCACCGTGCTCTGCCACCCCTTGTCCTCGATCGAGTCCTCCAGCCCGGCCCGGTCGCGGGCCTGCCCGAGGCTGTGCACGGTCAGCACACCGTGTGCCACCGGGGTCTGCTCGTCCAGGGCCACCCGGGTCAGCCCGGCCGTGACGGCGTCACAGACGTACTCGAAATGCTGGGTCTCGCCCTTGATCACCACCCCGAGGGCGACCACCGCGTCGCAGCGCTTGGCCAGTGCCTGCGCGACGACCGGCAGCTCCACCGAGCCGGCCACCCGGGTCACGATCACCTCGGTCACCCCGCAGGCCTCGGCGGCCGACCGGGCCCGGTCGATCATGTGGTCGACCAGGTCGTTGTGCCAGCGCGAGCCGACGATGCCGAGCCGCAGCCCGGCCGCGTCGACGGTCTGCATGTGCGGATCACCGAAGCCGGCCATCTCAGTCCCCCTTTTTCGTCATCATCGCCCCGTTCACGGCCGCGGTCAGCCCAACGCCTCGAACAGGTGGCCCATCCGGTCCCGCTTGGTGCGCAGGTACCGCACGTTCTCCGGGTGCAGCCGGACCGGCAGTTCCTCGCGGCCGATGACCCGCAGGCCGTAGCCCTCCAGGCCGGCCCGCTTGGCCGGGTTGTTGGTGAGCAGGCGCATCGATCGCACGCCCAGGTCGCACAGGATCTGCGCGCCCGTGCCGTAGTCCCGGGCATCGGCCGGCAGACCGAGCTCCAGGTTCGCGTCGACCGTGTCGAAACCGCGGTCCTGCAGCTGGTACGCCTGCAGCTTGTGCAACAGCCCGATGCCCCGGCCCTCGTGCCCGCGCATGTAGAGGACCACCCCGCGCCCGGCCGCCGCCACCCGCTCCAGGGCGGCGTCCAGCTGCGGGCCGCAGTCGCAGCGCCGGGAGCCGAACACGTCCCCGGTCAGGCACTCGGAGTGCACCCGGACCAGCACGTCCTCACCGTCGGACAGGTCGCCGTAGACCAGCGCCACGTGCTCGCCGTTGTCCGCCTGGGTGCGGTAGCCGACCGCGGTGAACACGCCGTGCTCGGTCGGCAGCACCGTCTCGACCACCCGCTCGATCTTCCGGTCCGCCCGCTCCCGCAGGTAGGCGACCAGGTCGGCGATGGTGACCAGGACCAGGTCGTGCTCGGCCGCGAACTTCTCCAGGTCGGGCATCCGCTGCATGGTGCCGTCGTCGTTGACCATCTCGCAGAGCGCGCCGGCCGGGGTGCAGCCGGCCAGCACGGCCAGGTCGATCGACGCCTCGGTGTGCCCCGGCCGGCGCAGCACGCCGCCCGCCTTGGCCCGCAGCGGGACGACGTGGCCGGGCCGGGAGAGGTCGGACGGCTCGGTGCTCGCCGCCCCGAGCAGGCTGATCGTACGGGCCCGGTCGGCGGCCGAGATGCCGGTGCTGACGCCGTGCCGGGCGTCGACGGCCACCGCGTACGCCGTACCCTTCTTGTCCTGGTTGGTGTGGTACATCGGCGGCAGCTCCAGCCGGTCGGCGTCCGACTCGGTGATCGCCACGCAGATGTACCCGGAGGTGTAGCGGACCATGAACGCGACCAGCTCCGGGGTGGCATGCTCGGCCGCGAAGATGAGGTCGCCCTCGTTCTCCCGGTCCTCGTCGTCCACCACGATCACCGGCCGGCCGGCCCTGATCTCGGCGATCGCGCGCTCGATGCTCTCAGACATTGCGGCTCCCCAGCATCTTCTCGACGTACTTGGCGATCACGTCGACCTCGAGGTTGACCGGTTCGCCGATGGCTTTGCTGCCCAGCACGGTGTTCTTGGAGGTGGCCGGGATCATCCCGACCGAGAACGTGTCGCCGGTGACCGCCATGACGGTCAGCGACACCCCGTCCACCGTGATCGAGCCCTTCTCGACCACGTATTTCGCCAGCTCGGCGGGGAGCGAGAAGGTGACCACCTCCCACTGATCGGCAGGCTCCCGGCTCTGCAGAGTCGCCACGCCGTCCACGTGCCCCTGCACCAGGTGACCGCCGAGGCGGCTGCCGAGCGCGGCGGCCCGCTCCAGGTTCACGCTGCTGCCGACCTTGAGCGCGCCCAGCGACGAGCGGCGCAGCGTCTCGCCCATCACGTCGGCGGTGA
Protein-coding regions in this window:
- a CDS encoding amino acid ABC transporter ATP-binding protein, which translates into the protein MVLSCRNVRKVFDGRTVLDDLSLDVGEHEVVALIGASGSGKSTLLRCVNLLTEIDDGTIGLDGEEITDPRIDPDLVRRRIGLVFQSFNLFPHMTVLQNITLAPTRVHGRPAAEARAQALEWLERVGLADKAGSYPDRLSGGQQQRVAIVRALVNSPRLLLLDEVTSALDPELVGEVLTMIRDLKGEGMTMVLATHEMGFAKQVADRVAFLDAGRVLEQGPPEQVLGDPVEARTRQFLARIIEAGRL
- the ribH gene encoding 6,7-dimethyl-8-ribityllumazine synthase; its protein translation is MAGFGDPHMQTVDAAGLRLGIVGSRWHNDLVDHMIDRARSAAEACGVTEVIVTRVAGSVELPVVAQALAKRCDAVVALGVVIKGETQHFEYVCDAVTAGLTRVALDEQTPVAHGVLTVHSLGQARDRAGLEDSIEDKGWQSTVAVLDAALAIREVEKF
- a CDS encoding riboflavin synthase, which gives rise to MFTGIVEELGEIVRLTEGSEDSAVIAVRGPLVTSDARDGDSIAVNGVCLTVIDNVDGVFTADVMGETLRRSSLGALKVGSSVNLERAAALGSRLGGHLVQGHVDGVATLQSREPADQWEVVTFSLPAELAKYVVEKGSITVDGVSLTVMAVTGDTFSVGMIPATSKNTVLGSKAIGEPVNLEVDVIAKYVEKMLGSRNV
- a CDS encoding bifunctional 3,4-dihydroxy-2-butanone-4-phosphate synthase/GTP cyclohydrolase II, with product MSESIERAIAEIRAGRPVIVVDDEDRENEGDLIFAAEHATPELVAFMVRYTSGYICVAITESDADRLELPPMYHTNQDKKGTAYAVAVDARHGVSTGISAADRARTISLLGAASTEPSDLSRPGHVVPLRAKAGGVLRRPGHTEASIDLAVLAGCTPAGALCEMVNDDGTMQRMPDLEKFAAEHDLVLVTIADLVAYLRERADRKIERVVETVLPTEHGVFTAVGYRTQADNGEHVALVYGDLSDGEDVLVRVHSECLTGDVFGSRRCDCGPQLDAALERVAAAGRGVVLYMRGHEGRGIGLLHKLQAYQLQDRGFDTVDANLELGLPADARDYGTGAQILCDLGVRSMRLLTNNPAKRAGLEGYGLRVIGREELPVRLHPENVRYLRTKRDRMGHLFEALG
- a CDS encoding amino acid ABC transporter permease → MTYAPSQRQRERFAYRRRQAIRSVLLAALSTAVAGTLLGVAITGSPGWPRVKQSFFDPEVARKYLPDILTGLWLNLKLLSVCAVLALLLGLLIAILRTTRGAVFFPVRALATGYTYALRGLPLIIVLYLFAFGIPGLRLRGTPDVLVLGAAAIIVTYGAYLAEVFRAGIESVHPSQVAAARSLGLGYRRTMRHVVLPQAVRRVTPPLLNDIVALQKDVGLISLAGPIDAIRAAQIGTAESANFTPYVVAGVLFVLLALPLIAVTDWVTLRAARRQNAGS